In one Ornithinimicrobium pratense genomic region, the following are encoded:
- a CDS encoding aminoglycoside phosphotransferase family protein: MNRGTHPEGLPAEVLDDVASVVGAEVTLLSRLSGGVNAGAMRVHLAGRADAVLKAVPRTHPDHLHETLRAQRVVGHMRGRGYPTPAWLGVGATTTHVWHLTDFVDGAPVQELTPSLVEQLMEIIELQAGQASEPYDHWEYAWLVVTGRESAVAGLSGYCCAVSALVERLRLVCADVPPPRGTPDMVHADLNPSNVLVRDGAVVAVVDIGNAGSGTRATDLTTLQWHTFQDPLEGVRRRLWTRILDLVGWDWAAALAATQVLLQLEWPIRLGRHDVVPGVVERGHRTLDELNALR; this comes from the coding sequence ATGAACCGAGGGACCCACCCCGAAGGGCTGCCGGCCGAGGTCCTCGACGACGTGGCCAGCGTGGTCGGGGCAGAGGTCACCCTGCTCAGTCGCCTGTCCGGAGGCGTCAACGCGGGTGCCATGCGCGTCCACCTGGCCGGAAGAGCAGACGCAGTGCTCAAAGCAGTGCCTCGCACACACCCCGACCACTTGCACGAGACGTTGCGAGCCCAAAGAGTGGTCGGGCACATGCGCGGGCGCGGCTATCCCACCCCGGCCTGGCTCGGAGTCGGGGCCACGACTACTCACGTGTGGCATCTGACGGACTTCGTCGACGGGGCTCCCGTGCAAGAGCTGACCCCGTCCCTCGTCGAGCAGCTGATGGAGATCATCGAGCTCCAGGCCGGCCAAGCCTCCGAGCCCTACGACCACTGGGAATACGCCTGGCTGGTCGTCACCGGTCGGGAGTCGGCTGTCGCCGGCCTCTCGGGGTACTGCTGCGCGGTGTCGGCCCTGGTCGAGCGCCTGCGGCTCGTGTGTGCCGACGTCCCACCACCACGAGGAACGCCTGACATGGTCCATGCCGATCTCAACCCGAGCAACGTCCTGGTCCGTGACGGAGCGGTGGTGGCGGTCGTGGACATCGGGAACGCAGGGAGCGGCACGCGGGCGACCGATCTCACCACCCTCCAGTGGCACACCTTCCAGGATCCGCTGGAAGGTGTCCGCAGGCGACTGTGGACGAGAATCCTCGACCTGGTCGGCTGGGACTGGGCCGCGGCGCTCGCAGCGACACAGGTCCTTCTGCAGCTCGAGTGGCCCATTCGTCTCGGGCGCCACGATGTCGTCCCAGGGGTGGTCGAGCGCGGCCATCGCACCCTCGACGAGCTGAACGCGCTTCGCTAG
- the sigJ gene encoding RNA polymerase sigma factor SigJ — protein MATTTEQGELFTVHRSMVFAIAYEVLGTRADADDVVQETYLRWADVDISTVRDPRAYLATIATRTALNTVRTVSRRREAYPGTWLPEPLVSHHESPEQQLLMKEQLSYALSVLLQQATPEQRAVFMLHDVFGLPYPVIAKAVGKTQAAVRQIAHRARTRLTATDHAEGTTDDSAEVLEAFLAAVVTGDLQALMNVLAPQAVLLSDGGGKVVAALRPITGAEAVAAFLLKIARTPVPQMRVDIDTLNGGLGVLIRTGDRLELTVAVAVNDQRKITGVYLVRNPDKLRPARK, from the coding sequence GTGGCCACCACGACAGAACAGGGCGAGCTGTTCACCGTTCACCGCTCAATGGTCTTCGCCATCGCCTACGAGGTCCTCGGCACCCGAGCTGACGCTGACGACGTCGTCCAGGAGACCTACTTGCGCTGGGCCGACGTGGACATATCGACGGTGCGTGATCCACGCGCCTATCTGGCTACGATCGCCACCCGCACCGCGCTGAACACGGTGCGCACCGTGAGCCGGCGCCGGGAGGCCTACCCCGGGACCTGGCTGCCTGAGCCCTTGGTCAGCCATCACGAGAGCCCGGAGCAGCAACTGCTGATGAAGGAACAGCTCAGCTACGCACTTTCGGTGCTGCTGCAGCAGGCCACTCCAGAGCAGCGGGCGGTGTTCATGCTCCACGACGTCTTCGGCCTGCCCTATCCAGTCATCGCCAAGGCTGTGGGCAAGACCCAGGCCGCGGTCCGCCAAATCGCTCACCGGGCGCGCACTCGCCTCACCGCCACGGATCACGCTGAGGGCACCACCGACGACAGCGCGGAAGTACTCGAGGCATTCCTGGCGGCCGTGGTCACTGGTGACCTCCAGGCGCTGATGAATGTGCTGGCCCCGCAGGCAGTGCTGCTCTCCGACGGCGGAGGCAAGGTCGTGGCCGCCCTCAGGCCGATCACCGGCGCTGAGGCTGTGGCGGCCTTCCTGCTGAAGATCGCCCGGACCCCGGTTCCGCAGATGCGCGTGGACATAGACACCCTCAACGGTGGCCTCGGAGTGCTGATCCGGACCGGGGACCGGCTGGAGCTCACCGTGGCCGTGGCCGTGAACGACCAGCGCAAGATCACCGGCGTCTACCTCGTGCGCAACCCCGACAAGCTGCGTCCAGCTAGAAAGTGA
- a CDS encoding NAD(P)/FAD-dependent oxidoreductase yields MMAEMVHVVVVGGGYAGVMAANRLAGSSAVPRVQVTLVDPGEHFTERIRLHQVAARTRDSAGVKWAEVLHPQARHLPARAVSIDAGHRTVALADQESLHFDWLVYAVGSGEQATPLLSVTNAEAATTTAKAIAELVSGSTVTVAGAGPTGVEVACAMAVSRPDLAITVVAPSGLGHPLTGAPAVARRLERLGIRVMDGTVDPATGVVATAGANSQPAAEATIWTVGLAVPTVAADSGLPVAEDGRLLVDATLTVAGHERILGAGDAVTVQGAAGTHLRPSCASAIPLGAHAAGVLLARLAGTAPAPIDIGYLLQCLDLGVGHGHVQIVHPDDTVRRWALTGRAGGWAKEQVCRMTVGWLAKEARRPGSYTWPSGPTAALR; encoded by the coding sequence ATGATGGCTGAGATGGTGCACGTAGTAGTTGTGGGTGGCGGGTACGCCGGGGTGATGGCGGCCAACCGCCTCGCTGGAAGCAGTGCCGTACCTAGGGTGCAGGTGACACTGGTGGATCCAGGGGAGCACTTCACCGAGCGGATCCGGCTGCACCAAGTCGCCGCTAGGACCCGAGACTCGGCGGGTGTGAAGTGGGCGGAAGTGCTGCACCCGCAGGCGCGACACCTACCGGCCAGGGCAGTGAGCATCGACGCCGGTCATCGGACGGTCGCTCTGGCGGACCAGGAGTCACTCCACTTTGACTGGCTGGTCTATGCGGTCGGCAGCGGGGAGCAGGCCACGCCGCTGCTGTCGGTGACCAATGCTGAGGCCGCGACAACCACCGCGAAGGCCATTGCCGAGCTGGTGTCCGGGTCGACGGTCACGGTCGCTGGTGCTGGACCGACCGGAGTGGAAGTCGCCTGCGCGATGGCGGTTTCTCGTCCAGATCTAGCGATCACGGTCGTGGCCCCTTCGGGTCTGGGACATCCGCTAACTGGGGCCCCGGCAGTGGCCCGACGCTTGGAGCGTCTGGGGATCAGGGTCATGGACGGGACGGTGGATCCGGCCACCGGGGTTGTCGCCACAGCGGGAGCGAACTCTCAGCCGGCGGCCGAGGCGACGATCTGGACAGTGGGACTAGCCGTCCCCACTGTGGCCGCTGACAGCGGCCTGCCTGTGGCCGAGGACGGCCGGTTGCTGGTCGACGCGACCCTCACTGTGGCTGGGCATGAGCGCATCCTCGGAGCTGGGGACGCAGTCACCGTGCAGGGGGCAGCCGGGACACACCTGCGCCCCTCGTGCGCGTCTGCGATCCCGCTGGGAGCTCACGCCGCCGGAGTCTTGCTCGCTCGCCTGGCCGGAACGGCACCGGCACCGATCGACATCGGCTACCTCCTGCAGTGCCTGGACCTCGGCGTCGGGCACGGTCACGTGCAAATAGTGCACCCCGACGACACGGTCCGCCGCTGGGCGCTGACCGGTCGAGCCGGCGGCTGGGCCAAGGAGCAGGTCTGCAGGATGACCGTCGGTTGGCTGGCCAAAGAAGCTCGTAGACCGGGGTCCTACACCTGGCCGTCGGGGCCGACTGCGGCCCTGAGATGA
- a CDS encoding response regulator — translation MIRLLIVDDHPIVRGGLRDTFAEAEDIVVVGEAGDGVEGVEHATALAADVVLMDLRMPGMDGVAATAILRERAPSARVLILTTFDSESDVLPAIEAGAIGYLLKDALPEELMRAVRAAARGESVLAPSVTKHLMGQVRRPSAGTLTDREKEVLQLVANGSSNREAAIALFIGEASIKTHLQHIYDKLGVRDRASAVAEGYRRRLLT, via the coding sequence ATGATTCGACTGTTGATCGTTGATGACCATCCGATCGTGAGGGGCGGCCTTCGCGACACCTTTGCGGAGGCAGAGGACATCGTGGTGGTCGGCGAGGCCGGTGACGGCGTCGAGGGGGTTGAGCACGCGACCGCGCTGGCGGCGGATGTCGTGCTCATGGACCTTCGAATGCCCGGGATGGACGGTGTTGCCGCGACCGCGATCCTGCGCGAGCGGGCACCCAGTGCCCGGGTGCTGATCCTCACCACCTTCGACAGCGAGAGCGACGTCCTGCCGGCGATCGAGGCGGGCGCGATCGGCTATCTCCTCAAGGATGCGCTGCCCGAGGAACTGATGCGAGCCGTCCGGGCAGCCGCGCGTGGAGAGTCGGTGCTCGCGCCGTCGGTGACCAAACACCTGATGGGGCAGGTCCGAAGGCCCAGCGCCGGCACGCTGACCGATCGAGAGAAGGAGGTGCTGCAACTGGTCGCGAACGGCAGCTCCAATCGAGAGGCCGCCATAGCATTGTTCATCGGCGAAGCCAGCATCAAGACCCATCTGCAACACATCTACGACAAACTCGGCGTTCGTGATCGCGCCTCGGCGGTGGCCGAGGGCTACCGCCGCCGCCTGCTCACGTGA
- a CDS encoding sensor histidine kinase yields MMRDAGAGEVPSSGTHESAIVDEAEIANRSRLAWKEEHLRVWDLLQLCTPWLLLTISTGIYFSWVLPASGERFWSEGASVLGLVAVAVLWVLFGHTLPIKGRTLRPVSAGIYFVGLLALCVTLMAHSEVFLVFTIAGFFHAYLLKPWPLGVLGVLATSVALNGSVMNVGADPAPEVLAEFVLIVAVQTAAIGVGILLTARSEPEERKREELVERLEAALHENAGLHAQLVAQARESGAQDERQRLAGEIHDTLAQGLAGIITQLQAAERSASVQGETEEHVGRALRLARSSLTEARRSVQALAPEELGRAHLPDALRTLTEQWSKDQGLRAQVEVTGARVPLSPAIEVSLFRVAQESLTNVAKHAEATRVGVTLSYTGTEVLLDVRDDGRGFTSGLGAGFGMTSMRQRIRGVGGQVEVQSAPGEGTSVSARVPAIVPGGARAKEETDR; encoded by the coding sequence ATGATGCGGGATGCCGGGGCCGGCGAGGTCCCGAGCTCCGGGACGCACGAGTCCGCCATCGTCGATGAGGCGGAGATCGCGAATCGCTCCCGGTTGGCCTGGAAAGAGGAGCACCTGCGGGTCTGGGACCTTCTGCAGTTGTGCACGCCGTGGCTGCTGTTGACGATTTCGACGGGGATCTATTTCTCGTGGGTGCTCCCGGCCTCCGGTGAACGCTTCTGGTCCGAGGGCGCGTCCGTCCTCGGGCTGGTGGCGGTCGCGGTGCTGTGGGTGCTGTTCGGGCACACGCTGCCCATCAAGGGCAGGACGCTTCGGCCCGTGTCGGCGGGCATCTACTTCGTCGGGCTGCTGGCACTGTGCGTCACCCTCATGGCGCACTCCGAGGTCTTCCTCGTCTTCACCATTGCGGGCTTCTTCCACGCGTACTTGCTCAAGCCGTGGCCGTTGGGGGTCCTCGGAGTCCTGGCCACCTCCGTGGCCCTCAACGGCTCAGTGATGAACGTGGGGGCTGATCCGGCCCCGGAGGTGCTCGCGGAGTTCGTGCTGATCGTCGCCGTGCAGACTGCGGCGATCGGGGTGGGCATCCTGCTGACTGCGCGCAGCGAACCAGAGGAACGCAAGCGGGAGGAACTCGTCGAGCGACTCGAGGCGGCACTGCACGAGAATGCTGGGCTGCATGCGCAACTGGTCGCCCAGGCCCGTGAGTCCGGGGCGCAGGACGAGCGTCAGCGGTTGGCAGGCGAAATCCACGACACGCTGGCCCAGGGTCTCGCTGGCATCATCACGCAGCTGCAGGCCGCGGAGCGTTCCGCCAGTGTGCAGGGCGAGACGGAAGAGCACGTCGGACGTGCACTTCGGCTTGCGCGCAGCAGTCTGACCGAGGCCAGACGGTCCGTGCAGGCGCTCGCTCCTGAGGAACTCGGGCGGGCGCACCTGCCCGACGCGCTGCGCACATTGACCGAGCAATGGTCGAAGGACCAGGGCTTGAGAGCGCAGGTGGAGGTCACAGGTGCCCGAGTGCCACTGAGCCCGGCGATCGAGGTGTCGCTCTTCCGGGTCGCGCAGGAGTCGCTGACCAACGTGGCTAAGCACGCGGAGGCGACGCGCGTCGGCGTCACGCTGTCGTACACGGGCACCGAGGTGCTGTTGGACGTGCGGGATGATGGACGCGGGTTCACCAGCGGGCTCGGCGCCGGCTTCGGCATGACGAGCATGCGCCAGCGCATCAGAGGTGTGGGCGGTCAGGTGGAGGTGCAGAGCGCACCTGGTGAAGGGACATCTGTCAGTGCGCGCGTTCCGGCGATCGTCCCCGGGGGTGCGAGAGCAAAGGAGGAGACCGACCGATGA
- a CDS encoding ABC transporter permease, producing MRALLKMIKVETKLFLRDSATVTFGVLFPTGLLLGLGSIPALRESPPEAGGLRSIDVWAPTALVFGMVMIAVQHVPAVIATYRERGILRRLSTTPAHPRSVLLAQMIVAFASVVVSAALMIFLAWAVLDIAPPERPLQFVVAFIVGYAALLGLGMISAAVVRTSAAANQIGTLLFVALMFFGGAFLPRVLMPDVLREVGEFIPPGLQALTTAWSAEAGEITATAGGQPFWLQIAIMAGIAVIASGVAAKSFRWE from the coding sequence ATGCGTGCTCTCCTGAAGATGATCAAGGTCGAGACGAAACTCTTCCTTCGAGACTCTGCCACCGTCACCTTCGGTGTGCTGTTCCCGACGGGACTCTTGCTCGGGCTGGGGTCCATACCGGCACTCAGAGAGTCTCCGCCGGAGGCCGGCGGGCTCCGGTCCATCGACGTCTGGGCACCGACCGCGCTGGTGTTCGGCATGGTGATGATCGCCGTGCAGCACGTCCCGGCCGTGATTGCGACGTATCGCGAGCGCGGCATCCTGCGCAGGCTGTCGACGACTCCTGCGCATCCGCGGAGCGTCCTGCTCGCGCAGATGATTGTCGCGTTCGCCTCCGTGGTCGTATCAGCGGCGCTCATGATCTTTCTCGCCTGGGCGGTGCTGGACATAGCACCGCCCGAGCGGCCACTGCAGTTCGTCGTGGCCTTCATCGTCGGCTATGCGGCACTGCTCGGACTCGGCATGATCTCCGCGGCAGTGGTCCGCACGAGCGCTGCGGCGAACCAGATCGGCACGCTCCTATTCGTTGCGCTGATGTTCTTCGGCGGGGCCTTCCTGCCCCGTGTTCTCATGCCCGACGTGCTGCGCGAGGTCGGCGAGTTCATACCGCCCGGGCTACAGGCTCTGACCACGGCGTGGTCCGCCGAAGCGGGCGAGATCACCGCCACCGCCGGTGGGCAACCCTTCTGGCTGCAGATCGCCATAATGGCGGGTATCGCGGTGATCGCGAGCGGGGTTGCCGCGAAGTCCTTCCGCTGGGAGTAG
- a CDS encoding ABC transporter ATP-binding protein: MTALEVRHLHKRYGEHVAVDDVSFTVEEGEVFGIIGPNGAGKTTTVESIAGLRTPDSGSISVLGLDPIKDRAEVRERLGVQLQESSFPDAIKVAEALELYSSFYRDPADWRELMELLGLTDKRTTQYKALSGGQKQRLSIALALVGNPKIAILDELTTGLDPQARRDTWRLIERVRDTGVTILLVTHFMDEAERLSDRIAVIDGGRVAAVDTPAGLIAQVSAVQQVQFRVSQPLDKSLLTELPDVTTVEITQGRWLVTGRGQLLSSVARALARAQVVAEDLRVAQRNLDDAFVAFTGRAPESPEPSERKAD, translated from the coding sequence ATGACCGCGTTAGAAGTACGACATCTGCACAAGCGCTACGGGGAGCACGTTGCCGTCGACGACGTCTCTTTCACCGTCGAGGAGGGGGAGGTTTTCGGCATCATCGGGCCCAACGGTGCCGGCAAGACGACAACTGTGGAGAGCATCGCCGGCCTGCGAACGCCCGACTCGGGCTCGATCTCTGTGCTAGGACTGGACCCGATCAAGGACCGGGCGGAGGTGCGTGAGCGACTCGGGGTGCAACTGCAGGAGAGCAGCTTCCCGGACGCGATCAAGGTCGCCGAAGCGCTCGAGCTCTACAGCTCCTTCTACCGTGACCCCGCCGACTGGCGCGAGCTTATGGAGCTCCTGGGTCTTACCGACAAGCGCACTACGCAGTACAAGGCTCTCTCAGGCGGGCAGAAGCAGCGGCTCTCGATCGCGCTCGCTCTGGTCGGCAACCCGAAGATCGCGATTCTCGATGAGCTCACGACGGGACTGGACCCGCAGGCGAGGCGCGACACCTGGCGGCTCATCGAGCGGGTGCGTGACACGGGCGTCACGATCCTCCTTGTCACGCACTTCATGGATGAAGCAGAGCGCCTCAGCGACCGGATCGCCGTCATCGATGGCGGCCGGGTTGCCGCAGTGGATACGCCGGCAGGGCTGATTGCGCAGGTGAGCGCGGTGCAGCAGGTCCAGTTCCGCGTGAGTCAGCCGCTGGACAAGAGTCTTCTGACCGAGCTTCCCGACGTGACCACTGTCGAGATCACCCAGGGCCGCTGGCTGGTCACCGGCAGGGGACAGCTGCTCAGCAGCGTCGCACGGGCTCTCGCGAGGGCGCAGGTCGTGGCGGAGGATCTCCGCGTCGCCCAACGCAACCTCGACGACGCGTTCGTTGCCTTCACGGGACGCGCCCCGGAATCCCCCGAACCCTCCGAGAGGAAGGCTGACTGA
- a CDS encoding nucleotidyltransferase domain-containing protein, which produces MGIAERLSAPVWLRGGWAMDFFLGSVTREHLDIDWFALADDAPRLAAALIAEGFEDVTTAPHDQQIDLVRGPIDHGIVFLWLAPGASPSSAVARGQVSHGPLTCLLV; this is translated from the coding sequence GTGGGCATCGCCGAGCGTCTGTCGGCTCCCGTCTGGCTTCGCGGTGGGTGGGCGATGGATTTCTTCCTCGGCAGCGTTACACGTGAGCACCTCGACATCGACTGGTTCGCGCTTGCTGACGACGCACCACGGTTAGCCGCCGCGCTCATAGCAGAAGGGTTCGAAGACGTCACCACCGCACCCCACGATCAACAGATCGACCTGGTACGCGGCCCGATAGACCACGGAATTGTTTTCCTGTGGTTGGCACCTGGGGCGAGCCCCTCGTCGGCGGTGGCCCGTGGGCAGGTGAGCCATGGCCCGTTGACATGCTTGCTGGTTTGA
- a CDS encoding IS3 family transposase (programmed frameshift): MTKPYPQEFRDDVVRVARNREPDVGLDQIAKDFGIHFTTLYTWMKRAEEADGERPGGAAVASAELREAKKRIRLLEQENEVLRRAAAYLSQANLPEMMYPLVRELAVDGIPVTVTCRVLKIARQPYYRWLAGPVTDADLAAAHRANALFDAHRDDPEFGYRFLADEARDAGHAMSERTAWRLCSDNGWWSAFGKRRGKNGKKPGPPVHEDLCAVSDEKGRIRHEFTADAANELWVGDITEHWTGEGKLYVCALKDVFSNRIVGYSIDSRMKSRIAVTALNNAVARRGDVTGCVVHTDRGSQFRSRKFVHALNRHDMVGSMGRVGAAGDNAAMESFFALLQKNVLDRHPWATRNDLRIAIVTWIERTYHRRRRQAALGRLTPIDYETIMTTPANQAA; encoded by the exons GTGACCAAGCCCTACCCCCAGGAGTTCCGCGACGATGTCGTCAGGGTCGCGCGCAATCGGGAGCCGGATGTCGGACTCGATCAGATCGCTAAGGACTTCGGGATCCACTTCACGACGCTGTACACGTGGATGAAGAGGGCCGAGGAAGCCGACGGTGAGCGGCCCGGTGGGGCCGCGGTCGCCTCGGCTGAGCTGCGTGAGGCCAAGAAGCGGATCCGGTTGTTGGAGCAGGAGAACGAGGTCCTGCGCCGCGCGGCGGCCTATCTGTCTCAGGCGAACCTGCCG GAAATGATGTACCCGCTCGTCCGCGAGCTGGCCGTTGACGGGATCCCCGTCACGGTGACGTGCCGGGTGCTCAAGATTGCTCGCCAGCCCTACTACCGGTGGCTGGCGGGCCCGGTCACCGACGCCGACCTCGCCGCGGCGCACCGCGCGAACGCGCTGTTCGATGCTCACCGTGACGATCCTGAGTTCGGGTACCGGTTCCTGGCTGATGAGGCCCGCGATGCCGGCCACGCCATGAGCGAGCGGACGGCGTGGCGGTTGTGCTCGGACAACGGCTGGTGGTCTGCCTTCGGGAAGAGGCGGGGCAAGAACGGCAAGAAGCCTGGCCCGCCGGTGCACGAGGACCTGTGCGCTGTCAGCGATGAGAAGGGCCGGATCCGGCACGAGTTCACCGCCGACGCTGCGAACGAGCTGTGGGTGGGCGACATCACCGAGCATTGGACCGGTGAAGGAAAGCTGTACGTCTGCGCGTTAAAGGACGTCTTCTCCAACCGGATCGTGGGCTACTCCATCGACTCCCGGATGAAGTCCAGGATCGCCGTCACCGCACTCAACAACGCCGTCGCCCGGCGCGGTGACGTCACCGGTTGCGTGGTTCACACGGACAGAGGATCGCAATTTCGTAGCAGGAAATTCGTCCACGCTCTTAACCGCCACGACATGGTCGGGTCGATGGGTCGAGTCGGCGCCGCGGGCGACAACGCCGCCATGGAGAGCTTCTTCGCGCTGCTCCAGAAGAACGTCCTTGACCGACACCCCTGGGCCACCCGCAACGACCTGCGGATCGCGATCGTGACCTGGATCGAGCGCACCTACCACCGCCGCCGCCGACAAGCCGCTCTGGGCCGGTTGACCCCCATCGACTACGAGACCATCATGACCACACCAGCCAATCAGGCTGCGTGA
- a CDS encoding endonuclease/exonuclease/phosphatase family protein encodes MDFDVRFATFNASLNRSNAGELARDLSTGDNLQAQNVAETIQRTRPDVVLINEFDYEAGNEDLFRDNYLAVSQNGADPIDYPYAYIAPANTGVPSGFDLNNDGTVGGPDDAFGFGLFPGQYGMVVYSRYPIAENEVRTFQLFRWSDMPGNLLPEEFYSEEEQEVLRLSSKSHWDVPVEVGNKTVHVLAAHPTPPTFDGPEDRNGRRNHDEIRFWADYVSSPKQSAYIYDDEGTRGGLKPGERFVIAGDYNADPFDGDSVDGAIGQLLNHRRINTTVTPASEGGDEQALLQGGSNLEHRGDPAFDTADFSEPPGNLRVDYVLPSRSLKIDDAGVFWPLSDDPLFRLVGTYPFPTSDHRLVWVDVRLPHRP; translated from the coding sequence GTGGATTTCGACGTGCGGTTTGCGACTTTCAACGCCTCGTTGAACCGCTCCAACGCGGGTGAGTTAGCCCGTGACCTGTCGACCGGCGACAACCTGCAGGCGCAGAACGTGGCCGAGACTATCCAGCGCACCCGGCCGGATGTGGTGCTCATCAATGAGTTCGACTACGAGGCGGGCAACGAGGACCTGTTCCGCGACAACTACCTCGCGGTGTCGCAGAATGGCGCGGACCCGATCGATTACCCCTATGCCTACATCGCGCCGGCCAACACGGGTGTCCCCAGCGGGTTCGACCTCAACAACGACGGCACCGTCGGTGGCCCTGACGACGCCTTTGGCTTCGGCTTATTCCCCGGGCAGTACGGCATGGTCGTCTACTCCAGATATCCGATCGCTGAGAACGAGGTGCGCACCTTCCAGCTCTTCCGGTGGAGCGACATGCCCGGGAACCTGCTGCCGGAGGAGTTCTACTCCGAGGAGGAGCAGGAGGTGCTGCGGCTGTCCAGCAAGTCCCACTGGGACGTCCCCGTGGAGGTGGGCAACAAGACCGTGCACGTGCTCGCGGCGCACCCGACCCCGCCGACCTTCGATGGTCCCGAGGACCGCAACGGCCGGCGCAACCACGACGAGATCCGGTTCTGGGCGGACTACGTCAGCTCACCGAAGCAGTCCGCCTACATATACGACGACGAGGGAACGCGGGGCGGGCTCAAGCCGGGCGAGCGCTTCGTCATCGCCGGTGACTACAACGCCGATCCCTTCGACGGCGACTCCGTCGACGGCGCGATCGGCCAGCTGCTCAACCACCGACGGATCAACACCACGGTCACCCCGGCCAGTGAGGGCGGGGACGAGCAGGCCCTGCTCCAGGGTGGGAGCAACCTGGAACACCGGGGCGACCCGGCCTTCGACACGGCCGACTTCTCCGAGCCGCCGGGCAACCTCCGGGTCGACTACGTGCTCCCCAGCAGGTCATTGAAGATCGACGACGCCGGCGTCTTCTGGCCGCTGTCGGACGACCCGCTGTTCCGGCTCGTGGGCACCTACCCGTTCCCCACCAGCGACCACCGCCTCGTGTGGGTGGACGTGCGTCTGCCGCACCGGCCCTGA
- a CDS encoding VOC family protein has translation MPIKLENVGIAVRDLEAAIAFFSDLGMTLLGRDTVRGEWTETAVGLDGNHANIAMLQMPDGNGRLELFEYVHPAAIETEPTRPNEIGMHRVAFSVDDIPEALQIAAAHGCHPLRGVATYEDVYKLTYVRGPSGIIVMLAEELKKG, from the coding sequence ATGCCCATCAAACTCGAGAACGTAGGCATCGCCGTCCGCGACCTCGAGGCGGCGATCGCCTTCTTCTCCGACCTTGGGATGACCTTGCTCGGCCGCGACACGGTCCGCGGAGAGTGGACCGAAACGGCAGTTGGCCTCGACGGCAACCATGCGAATATCGCCATGCTCCAGATGCCAGACGGAAACGGTCGGCTCGAGCTCTTCGAGTACGTCCACCCCGCCGCGATTGAGACGGAACCCACTCGACCGAACGAGATCGGCATGCACCGCGTCGCCTTCTCGGTCGACGACATCCCAGAGGCACTGCAGATCGCCGCGGCGCACGGCTGCCACCCGTTACGTGGGGTGGCGACCTACGAAGATGTCTACAAGTTGACTTATGTCCGCGGCCCTAGCGGCATCATCGTGATGCTTGCGGAGGAGCTCAAGAAGGGTTAA
- a CDS encoding type II CAAX endopeptidase family protein — MVPSSSGAVVRFTVATFVWTWLWWGLTIGLLRVNPNSSWTILTSFLGTCGPAVVAIVFRIRLQGSRGALRSIGRSLRPRGSRWAWVLLSTAVVGVVGVARAAHQAFAGSPPEAPALWFIIPALVAMAIVGGGQEEIGWRGVLQPALTWHLGRWAGAVLAGVVWFCWHLPLWWTPGAVQQHIPMAAFAAFCIGFSLLVQRGFEVTGGSVLLAVWLHALNNASAVWLVFYSSASNQPPIGSWVLGTAYLAVGIVVMMARYGGESTNSGASAETTRDCRSVD, encoded by the coding sequence GTGGTTCCGAGCAGCTCGGGGGCGGTGGTCCGGTTCACCGTCGCAACTTTCGTATGGACATGGCTGTGGTGGGGTCTCACCATCGGGCTGCTCCGGGTGAACCCCAACTCCTCGTGGACGATCCTCACGAGCTTCCTGGGCACCTGTGGCCCGGCTGTCGTGGCCATCGTGTTCCGTATCCGGCTGCAGGGTAGCCGCGGTGCGCTGCGTTCGATCGGTCGTAGCCTGCGACCGCGGGGCAGCAGGTGGGCATGGGTGCTTCTTAGCACCGCCGTCGTCGGTGTCGTCGGTGTGGCGAGGGCAGCGCACCAGGCGTTTGCAGGAAGCCCACCTGAGGCTCCTGCACTGTGGTTCATCATCCCCGCCCTCGTCGCGATGGCGATCGTGGGCGGTGGGCAGGAGGAGATCGGTTGGCGGGGGGTTTTGCAGCCCGCGCTGACGTGGCACCTCGGCCGATGGGCTGGCGCTGTGCTCGCCGGGGTGGTCTGGTTCTGCTGGCATCTGCCGCTGTGGTGGACCCCTGGAGCCGTGCAGCAGCACATCCCGATGGCGGCGTTCGCGGCCTTCTGCATCGGCTTCTCGCTGCTCGTCCAAAGGGGCTTTGAGGTGACAGGCGGTTCCGTCCTCCTCGCGGTGTGGCTGCATGCGCTGAACAACGCTTCAGCGGTGTGGCTGGTGTTCTACTCTTCGGCTTCAAACCAGCCGCCGATCGGCTCGTGGGTTCTCGGAACCGCCTACCTGGCCGTAGGCATCGTGGTGATGATGGCTCGGTATGGGGGTGAGTCGACGAACAGCGGAGCGAGTGCAGAGACCACCCGGGACTGCAGAAGCGTTGATTGA